In Euphorbia lathyris chromosome 9, ddEupLath1.1, whole genome shotgun sequence, the following are encoded in one genomic region:
- the LOC136205874 gene encoding cyprosin-like isoform X2: MWKKVEKLGFYLACLVLLLVVRPSNGEEVVRISLKKGEVDANIRLGDSDSEVIPLDNTLNTQYYGEIGIGTPPQRFTVAFDTGSSNLWLPSSKCFFSIPCYLRQRYDSDKSRTYLFNGTYGKINSGWRSISGFFSQENVEIGNLLVEAQDFIEATQIGNEFIAMKYDGMLGLGFQELSAENAVPVWYNMLNQSLVREKVFSIWLSKNPNAVIGGEIVFGGVDQKHFTGQHLYVPVTKKGYWQFDVDDILVESQSLGACGSYGCAAIIDSGTALLGGPGFVVEQINRAIGAEGVSTAQCKKVISLYGDVIWDFLVTRVIRPSKICSKLELCRGVFPRGIKPMVEGSSTNIDIGCVACEIAVSWAQVLLRQGHTKKEAFKHLTKLCLSLQSPKSQPVINCAVLSSMPNISFVIGAQPFNLMPDQYMLKVGKGMAKVCMSGFTSSDSNLPGSPQWILGDMFIRAFHTVFDFGDLRLGFAESA; encoded by the exons ATGTGGAAGAAAGTTGAGAAATTAGGATTTTATTTAGCATGTTTGGTTCTTCTTCTGGTTGTTCGTCCCAGTAACGGTGAAGAAGTAgtgaggataagtttgaagAAAGGAGAAGTAGATGCTAACATAAGGCTTGGTGATTCGGATTCGGAAGTAATACCACTTGATAATACATTGAATACTCAATACTATGGAGAAATCGGAATCGGCACTCCTCCCCAGAGATTCACCGTCGCTTTCGATACCGGAAGTTCTAACCTCTGGCTTCCTTCCTCTAAATGCTTCTTTTCT ATTCCATGTTATCTTCGCCAGAGGTATGATTCAGATAAATCCAGAACATACTTATTCAATG GAACGTATGGCAAAATAAATAGTGGATGGAGATCAATTTCAGGTTTCTTCAGTCAAGAAAATGTTGAAATTGGAAATCTTCTTGTCGAGGCTCAA GACTTCATTGAAGCAACACAAATAGGTAACGAATTTATTGCAATGAAGTACGATGGAATGCTGGGACTTGGATTTCAAGAACTCTCGGCAGAAAATGCCGTTCCTGTTTG GTACAATATGTTGAATCAAAGTCTTGTAAGAGAGAAGGTTTTCTCAATTTGGTTGAGTAAGAATCCAAATGCTGTAATAGGAGGTGAGATTGTTTTTGGTGGTGTTGATCAAAAACATTTTACTGGGCAACATCTTTATGTTCCTGTTACCAAAAAAGGTTATTGGCag TTCGATGTGGATGACATTCTAGTCGAAAGCCAATCATTAG GTGCTTGTGGAAGTTATGGTTGCGCTGCGATTATAGATTCGGGAACAGCCTTGCTTGGTGGTCCAGGG TTTGTTGTGGAACAAATCAATAGAGCAATTGGAGCAGAAGGTGTCTCAACTGCTCAATGTAAGAAAGTTATTTCACTCTATGGAGATGTTATTTGGGATTTCTTGGTAACTCGG GTTATACGTCCTTCTAAGATATGCTCGAAGCTTGAGTTATGTCGTGGAGTGTTTCCAAG GGGGATTAAACCTATGGTGGAGGGATCATCTACTAATATTGACATTGGATGTGTTGCGTGTGAGATAGCTGTGTCTTGGGCTCAAGTGCTACTTAGACAAGGGCATACAAAGAAGGAGGCATTCAAACATTTAACTAAG TTATGTTTAAGCCTACAAAGTCCTAAGAGCCAACCAGTAATTAACTGTGCCGTACTCTCAAGTATGCCAAATATCAGCTTCGTTATAGGAGCTCAACCATTCAATCTCATGCCTGACCAG TACATGTTGAAAGTTGGAAAAGGTATGGCTAAAGTTTGTATGAGTGGATTCACATCTTCGGACTCCAATCTTCCAGGATCTCCTCAATG GATTCTTGGAGATATGTTTATAAGAGCATTTCATACTGTGTTCGACTTTGGTGATCTCCGATTGGGTTTTGCTGAGTCTGCTTAA
- the LOC136206256 gene encoding pentatricopeptide repeat-containing protein At5g48910-like: MNSATTTTNLPYHLSPAENSPTSKLSQKTILNLLNTKCITSLQYLKQLHAVILRSGHFQDHYVSGILLKCYANPQFKTLDSAFTVFDHIPNPNVFVYNIFIKSCLDNNEPFHAICCYNMMMGANSRPNKFTYPPLFKACAAAKGGKEGVQVHGHVIKFGLNGDGHIRSSGIQMYATFGDMVSARKMLEADGGSDVVCYNAAIDGYFRSGDGDSARELFEKMVDKNVGSWNVMISGLAKCGMVKEAREVFDEMKEKDDISWSAMIDGYIQGGYYKESLEVFDLMQREEIRPKKYALSSVLAACANVGALDQGRWIHAYIKKNPIHLDAVLGTALIDMYAKCGQLDMAWSVFETMKQKRVFTWNAMICGLAMHGRAEDAMQLFFQMQDQNFKLNGITFVGILNACAHNGMVEEGLKVFDSMEEVYGVVPEMEHYGCVVDLLGRAGLLEDAEEFIFSMPVEPSAAVWGALLGACRIHGSPELGEKVGRILLELEPQNSGRYALLSNIYAKAGRWNDVTEVRRLMKERGVKTTTGTSMIDFGGVVHEFKMGDGSHPQMKQIYLMLENMIERLELEGYSPNTSQVLFDIEEEEKETALYYHSEKLAISFGLINTKPGTTIRIVKNLRMCEDCHSAVKLISRVYSREIIVRDRARYHHFKNGTCSCNDFW, from the coding sequence ATGAATTCTGCAACCACAACCACAAATCTTCCTTATCATCTTTCACCAGCAGAAAACTCACCCACTTCCAAACTTTCCCAAAAAACAATCCTCAATCTCCTAAACACCAAATGCATAACTTCACTTCAATATCTCAAGCAACTCCATGCTGTGATTTTAAGAAGTGGCCATTTCCAAGATCATTATGTGTCTGGTATATTACTCAAATGTTATGCAAATCCCCAATTTAAAACCCTTGATTCAGCTTTTACAGTCTTTGATCATATCCCAAACcctaatgtgtttgtttacaACATTTTTATCAAATCTTGTTTAGACAACAATGAACCCTTTCATGCCATATGTTGTTATAATATGATGATGGGGGCTAATTCAAGGCCTAATAAGTTCACATACCCTCCGTTGTTTAAGGCTTGCGCGGCTGCGAAAGGGGGTAAAGAGGGGGTGCAAGTTCATGGTCATGTGATTAAATTTGGGCTTAATGGAGATGGGCATATAAGAAGTTCTGGGATTCAAATGTATGCAACTTTTGGGGATATGGTGTCTGCTAGGAAAATGTTAGAGGCGGATGGGGGGTCCGATGTTGTTTGTTATAACGCGGCGATTGATGGGTATTTTAGGAGTGGAGATGGGGATTCAGCTAGGGAGTTGTTTGAGAAAATGGTGGATAAAAATGTTGGTTCTTGGAATGTGATGATTTCGGGTTTGGCGAAATGTGGGATGGTTAAGGAAGCTAGggaagtgtttgatgaaatgaaAGAAAAGGATGATATATCTTGGAGTGCTATGATTGATGGATATATTCAAGGTGGATACTATAAGGAATCGTTGGAAGTATTCGATTTGATGCAACGAGAGGAAATTAGGCCGAAGAAGTACGCGTTGTCGAGTGTTTTAGCTGCGTGTGCGAACGTTGGAGCTCTTGATCAAGGTAGATGGATTCATGCTTATATAAAGAAGAATCCTATACATTTGGATGCAGTTTTAGGTACTGCTTTAATCGATATGTATGCGAAATGCGGGCAGCTTGACATGGCGTGGAGTGTTTTCGAGACGATGAAACAAAAGAGAGTTTTCACCTGGAATGCTATGATTTGTGGTCTAGCAATGCACGGCAGAGCAGAGGATGCAATGCAGCTTTTCTTTCAGATGCAGGATCAGAACTTTAAGCTGAATGGGATCACATTCGTCGGTATCTTGAATGCGTGTGCGCACAACGGAATGGTAGAGGAGGGTCTAAAAGTATTCGATTCCATGGAAGAAGTATACGGTGTTGTACCCGAGATGGAGCATTATGGTTGCGTAGTTGATCTCTTAGGGAGAGCAGGATTGTTGGAAGATGCAGAGGAGTTCATATTTTCGATGCCAGTTGAACCAAGCGCTGCTGTTTGGGGCGCACTATTAGGCGCTTGTAGGATACACGGTAGCCCCGAATTAGGCGAGAAAGTAGGGAGGATTTTACTTGAATTGGAGCCACAAAATAGTGGTAGATATGCATTGTTATCAAACATATACGCCAAGGCTGGTAGATGGAACGATGTAACCGAAGTTCGGAGACTAATGAAGGAACGAGGAGTCAAGACCACGACCGGAACTAGCATGATTGATTTCGGGGGTGTTGTTCATGAATTCAAAATGGGGGATGGATCACATCCACAGATGAAGCAAATTTACTTAATGTTGGAAAACATGATTGAGAGGCTAGAGCTAGAAGGGTATTCTCCGAATACGTCTCAGGTTTTGTTTGATATCGAAGAAGAGGAAAAAGAAACTGCATTATATTATCATAGTGAAAAGCTTGCAATCTCGTTTGGATTGATCAATACGAAGCCAGGGACGACTATTCGTATTGTGAAGAATCTAAGGATGTGTGAAGACTGTCATTCTGCTGTTAAGCTGATTTCTCGTGTGTATAGTCGAGAGATTATTGTGAGAGATCGCGCACGTTACCATCATTTTAAGAATGGAACATGTTCGTGCAACGATTTTTGGTGA
- the LOC136205874 gene encoding cyprosin-like isoform X1, producing the protein MWKKVEKLGFYLACLVLLLVVRPSNGEEVVRISLKKGEVDANIRLGDSDSEVIPLDNTLNTQYYGEIGIGTPPQRFTVAFDTGSSNLWLPSSKCFFSIPCYLRQRYDSDKSRTYLFNGTYGKINSGWRSISGFFSQENVEIGNLLVEAQDFIEATQIGNEFIAMKYDGMLGLGFQELSAENAVPVWYNMLNQSLVREKVFSIWLSKNPNAVIGGEIVFGGVDQKHFTGQHLYVPVTKKGYWQFDVDDILVESQSLGACGSYGCAAIIDSGTALLGGPGFVVEQINRAIGAEGVSTAQCKKVISLYGDVIWDFLVTRVIRPSKICSKLELCRGVFPSRGIKPMVEGSSTNIDIGCVACEIAVSWAQVLLRQGHTKKEAFKHLTKLCLSLQSPKSQPVINCAVLSSMPNISFVIGAQPFNLMPDQYMLKVGKGMAKVCMSGFTSSDSNLPGSPQWILGDMFIRAFHTVFDFGDLRLGFAESA; encoded by the exons ATGTGGAAGAAAGTTGAGAAATTAGGATTTTATTTAGCATGTTTGGTTCTTCTTCTGGTTGTTCGTCCCAGTAACGGTGAAGAAGTAgtgaggataagtttgaagAAAGGAGAAGTAGATGCTAACATAAGGCTTGGTGATTCGGATTCGGAAGTAATACCACTTGATAATACATTGAATACTCAATACTATGGAGAAATCGGAATCGGCACTCCTCCCCAGAGATTCACCGTCGCTTTCGATACCGGAAGTTCTAACCTCTGGCTTCCTTCCTCTAAATGCTTCTTTTCT ATTCCATGTTATCTTCGCCAGAGGTATGATTCAGATAAATCCAGAACATACTTATTCAATG GAACGTATGGCAAAATAAATAGTGGATGGAGATCAATTTCAGGTTTCTTCAGTCAAGAAAATGTTGAAATTGGAAATCTTCTTGTCGAGGCTCAA GACTTCATTGAAGCAACACAAATAGGTAACGAATTTATTGCAATGAAGTACGATGGAATGCTGGGACTTGGATTTCAAGAACTCTCGGCAGAAAATGCCGTTCCTGTTTG GTACAATATGTTGAATCAAAGTCTTGTAAGAGAGAAGGTTTTCTCAATTTGGTTGAGTAAGAATCCAAATGCTGTAATAGGAGGTGAGATTGTTTTTGGTGGTGTTGATCAAAAACATTTTACTGGGCAACATCTTTATGTTCCTGTTACCAAAAAAGGTTATTGGCag TTCGATGTGGATGACATTCTAGTCGAAAGCCAATCATTAG GTGCTTGTGGAAGTTATGGTTGCGCTGCGATTATAGATTCGGGAACAGCCTTGCTTGGTGGTCCAGGG TTTGTTGTGGAACAAATCAATAGAGCAATTGGAGCAGAAGGTGTCTCAACTGCTCAATGTAAGAAAGTTATTTCACTCTATGGAGATGTTATTTGGGATTTCTTGGTAACTCGG GTTATACGTCCTTCTAAGATATGCTCGAAGCTTGAGTTATGTCGTGGAGTGTTTCCAAG CAGGGGGATTAAACCTATGGTGGAGGGATCATCTACTAATATTGACATTGGATGTGTTGCGTGTGAGATAGCTGTGTCTTGGGCTCAAGTGCTACTTAGACAAGGGCATACAAAGAAGGAGGCATTCAAACATTTAACTAAG TTATGTTTAAGCCTACAAAGTCCTAAGAGCCAACCAGTAATTAACTGTGCCGTACTCTCAAGTATGCCAAATATCAGCTTCGTTATAGGAGCTCAACCATTCAATCTCATGCCTGACCAG TACATGTTGAAAGTTGGAAAAGGTATGGCTAAAGTTTGTATGAGTGGATTCACATCTTCGGACTCCAATCTTCCAGGATCTCCTCAATG GATTCTTGGAGATATGTTTATAAGAGCATTTCATACTGTGTTCGACTTTGGTGATCTCCGATTGGGTTTTGCTGAGTCTGCTTAA